One genomic segment of Sminthopsis crassicaudata isolate SCR6 chromosome 4, ASM4859323v1, whole genome shotgun sequence includes these proteins:
- the LOC141565588 gene encoding alpha-1,6-mannosyl-glycoprotein 4-beta-N-acetylglucosaminyltransferase-like, with amino-acid sequence MCLSTQLCILVLTGSVLLSIFSSLEATVIIDEDQVLEAKNLTWLIAQEQVTSGEESLLRNFKEWQNNSDLFYNVSYQHLAGTPSQQKKLLTLGLCSKQGIHLMHTLQSVFKSSSKRELMYFTVVVHLSDADPDSLRQRSFNISRIFSPQILRGQLLMIHTPLAAYSSLENLKTNMSESFLNPTLFKQIADIAFLMNFAANLSDYFLMIEDNIHCAPHFITDIQRALAIWKERPWVIMEFSKLDLTGKLCHSRDLPRLASFFLYYQNLPPEKLFSSFHKMLGQKKPIQFSPSLFQSMDFSIYEDFSSDNPFHGEVSSLKPEDKFQENNFGKPDNPPAFIYTDMQIFKDYLPEKAYSLEEEDFFWALEPMAGNHLTVALEEPAKIRRVQVLTGPEEELVFLHGGKVELGYNPSENAKDCTYYTPLGTLQNGKFDHKMLYKEMENRVSCLRLVVTTTQDDWIMIKHINIWTA; translated from the exons ATGTGTCTTTCTACTCAGCTCTGTATCTTAGTGCTAACTGGCTCAGTGCTTCTCAGTATCTTCAGCAGTTTGGAAGCTACTGTCATCATTGATGAAGACCAAGTCCTG GAAGCAAAGAACTTGACTTGGCTGATAGCCCAGGAGCAGGTCACATCTGGGGAAGAGAGCCTCTTGAGAAATTTTAAGGAATGGCAGAACAACTCAGACCTCTTCTATAATGTCTCCTATCAGCATCTGGCTGGAACCCCGTCCCAACAGAAGA AGCTGCTAACTCTAGGACTGTGCTCCAAGCAGGGGATACACCTCATGCACACTTTGCAGTCTGTGTTCAAGTCTTCCTCCAAGAGGGAACTGATGTACTTCACAGTGGTGGTCCACCTTTCTGATGCTGACCCTGACTCACTCAGACAGAGGAGCTTCAACATTAGCAGAATCTTCTCCCCGCAGATCCTCAGAGGGCAGCTGCTCATGATCCACACCCCTCTTGCTGCTTATTCTTCCTTGGAAAACCTGAAAACCAACATGAGCGAGTCCTTCCTCAATCCTACCCTGTTTAAGCAGATTGCAGACATTGCCTTTCTTATGAACTTTGCTGCCAACCTTTCTGACTACTTTCTGATGATTGAGGACAATATCCACTGCGCTCCCCACTTTATCACTGACATACAAAGGGCACTGGCGATCTGGAAGGAGAGGCCCTGGGTGATCATGGAATTCTCTAAGCTGGACCTCACAGGCAAGCTCTGTCACTCCAGGGACCTTCCCCGTCTGGCCTCCTTCTTCCTCTACTATCAGAACCTGCCCCCTGAGAAGCTCTTCTCTAGCTTCCACAAGATGCTAGGCCAGAAAAAACCCATCCAATTTAGCCCCTCGCTCTTCCAGTCCATGGACTTCTCTATCTACGAAGACTTCTCCTCTGATAATCCCTTTCATGGTGAAGTCAGTTCCTTAAAACCAGAGGATAAAtttcaagaaaacaattttggGAAACCCGACAACCCGCCAGCGTTCATCTACACTGACATGCAGATTTTTAAAGACTATCTACCTGAGAAAGCCTATAGCCTGGAAGAGGAGGATTTCTTCTGGGCGCTGGAACCGATGGCAGGCAACCACTTGACTGTGGCTTTGGAGGAGCCAGCTAAAATAAGACGAGTGCAAGTTTTAACAGGCCCAGAAGAAGAGCTAGTGTTCCTACATGGGGGAAAGGTAGAGCTGGGTTATAATCCCAGTGAAAACGCCAAAGATTGCACATACTATACCCCACTTGGAACACTACAAAATGGGAAATTTGATCATAAAATGCtgtacaaagaaatggaaaatagggTAAGCTGCCTGAGGCTAGTGGTGACGACTACCCAGGATGACTGGATTATGATCAAACACATCAATATTTGGACAGCCTGA